The following DNA comes from Papaver somniferum cultivar HN1 chromosome 4, ASM357369v1, whole genome shotgun sequence.
TCCATTTTTTTAGACAGAAAGGTAGTTTttggtcatatagagtcgttagtgTATAAAAAAGGGTCATCAGAGTAGGATCGTCAATTGGTTCTATAATACATTTACGACTCTAttctaggaaaaaaaaaactttaaaactCAGAAAAAGATCGTTATCTCCTACACCTTAGACATCAACGATTTTTCATACCTTAAAACCCAGAAAAAGGGTCGTTAGGGTATATAACTATCGAGGTTGGCGACCCTTATTCTGTAACTGTTATTTTTCAGTTAGAAATTGAATTTTACAAACAAAAAACTTCATATTAAACGCAAATAGGAAGTAGATTAGtaagttttagttcacttactttaTAATTGggtgaaaaaaaaatctaatcgggtgaagaaaaaaaaatcttggaGTCATTAATGGAGTCGTGATGGAGAGGCGAGAAAGAAGAtataactgattttttttttgtttagaaaTGAAAATGAATTAGGGCTTAGAGTTAACGATTaatagtttttttcttttattattaggAAAGGGCAAAATAGACCTTTCACTGAATTTTGGAAACCCCCTATGATTTatggtgtgggtataaattgatcAGGGCCCCTGATTATTTTTTGGGGCTCCCAATTAAACGAGGTTTATGAGCATCATTTAAAAGATCGTTTAGAGGCTTATTGATCCATAATTGCAAATACTACACCCACAAATGCATCTCCATGCCATTGCTAAGTGAACAGAACGAATGTATGGCTATACTTCTAAGTCGTTGAGTGCGTCATTTTGCTCGTCCTTTTCCTCCTTTTATAGtcagtgttgagattattagtcccacattgtctgggcaacctaagatcctgcgatttataatttttagggcctctccactcattgccaattggttttgagttggatgcccgtattctaacatgagTCTTTTGTCTAGGCTGTTTTCCTATTTTTcgtataaaaaaaacaaaaaaattatatcATAAAATTGTAGCAGAACTTTTTTCACGCCGACTTGTCTACCTAGAAACAACCTGTACAGAGGCAACATATTTAACATATTTAAATATGATCCAACACTATCAGGAAAAGAATTTAATCCAACGACATATTTAATGTTATGGTAATACATATAATGCTTGCTCAAGTTAAATAGATTGATTAAAATGTGGCTCAGATTTAAAAATTAGTTTGTAATGTTGTAGATCAAAAATGTTCGAATGACTCGATACTAGAAAAACAAAGCTGGTATAACCGTGGAAGATCTACTTTTTATGGGACAAAGGTAGTATTACAACAAGATTAAAACCTAAAAATCTTTGGCTTAAGAAATTGGTTTCATAAAATAGTTAGTGGAAATTTGTTCGGAAGTTCCCTAAGTTAGACTAACCGTGTACACATGACTTAAGCGCAAGTTGGGCTTTAAAATCTCTAATTGCAGAAAACGTGACGcgttttttgtatttgttttgttTCTATTTACTGTCATTGTTTAACTACTTGGTTTGCTGACTGTTGAGATTAtaagtcccacattgtctgggaaaTTTAAGATCATGTCGTTTATAATCCATAGGGTCTCTCCACTCatcgccaattggttttgagttggatgagtggagaggccaactatttaagatcctgcggtttagaATAcgtgcatccaactcaaaaccaattggaaatgagtggagaggccctaagagattataaactgcaggatcttagataacccaacaatgtgggactaataatctcaacacgccccctcacgtgtagcctcgttgggtctaacacgtggataataaatcgggtgacgcggagtaaaggcgcggtcattGACTCGTTGTAAATAGCCCGCTCTGACTGAATCCTCTATGATATTGAGTTGGTTCATCAGTTGTCTAAGTTCATCATTTTTTCATCTATCTAAAGTGATAGATTTGTTAAAATAAATAGCTAGATTTGCAGTCAGTGCATTGTTTTGTCTgttaattaaaataaaagaagTAGCTTTAAAATTTAGGGGTTTGTTGTACTGGCTTCCGAAAAAAGAACTGTCTTTGAATCTGTTTGCTCTGGATTTAGCGTACATTCCAATCAGCAACATTAAAGTTGGTTCCGAGTCGCATTGAAATTCAATATTGTAGCCATTTAGTTCTGTTTCCCACTGGAAGGCTGATTCTGCTCCATTTAGTTCAAGAAGTTCCTTGGAGTTCCATCCCGATGATTCTCCTCTGGCTTCCTTGAAAGTGCCTGTATCGTCCACTAGAGTTAGAGCTATTGCGGAGTCACAGACATCAGTTATCATTGATAAAGCTATGTTTATTCTATATCTCATGAAGCAAGGATAGTGCCAAGTTGTCAATTTGGTTATATGAAGATTCTGGTCTATAAGTGGATCATAGTACATGCTTTGAATGATATCGTAATCCCTGCTGtttatcgataaatatgaatttaTATACTTCACAATAGTTTTGGCAGTCTTCCAACTATTTTGGTCTTTCTTGCTTAGGAGTTTGTTACATCGGGCCTTCCAAATGTGCCATGATATTGTGCTACAAAGATCTTCCCAGCTCATAGCCGTGCCATCTTTTTCAGTATTGATAAACCAATTATTCATCCATTCATGACAGTCAATGACATTCCCTCTAACATATGAAATACTAAAGTTTAAGTGGTTCCACACTTGAGTGACAAACTTACATTCAAGGAACATATGTGTCATCGTTTCATTGTGTTCATTACACAATTGACAAGTTTTATTTATGTTAGGTAGGATAGCAGCAACCTGCATACTGTTGGGAAGTATGGAGTTAGCTAgtttccatacaaacatcttaATTGAAGGTGAAACTTGCAAGTTCCAGATTTTATTCCAGTCTCTGCCATCTGTTTCGTAAGAATTTAGGTTGTTATAGAGAGATTTAACCGTGAATTTGCCATTACTTGTTAAGTTCCAGACAAATTTGTCATCCCTGTTATCAACTGGTATTGGAATTTGTTGGATTTTTATGATTGTATCAGCATTGAAACATCTTCTAAGTATATTATTATCCCATGTTTTGTTTGAGTTGATGAGATCTTTTACGTAATTTATGTTCTCAGTGTTATTGTTAGGATCTGGGATTGGTGGCTTTACCCCTGGAATCCAATAGTCGGACCATATGCTGATTTTGTCT
Coding sequences within:
- the LOC113272675 gene encoding uncharacterized protein LOC113272675 yields the protein MGWRLKENTDSLWVWKGIKSGIEQIQKNCFWNLGKGDKISIWSDYWIPGVKPPIPDPNNNTENINYVKDLINSNKTWDNNILRRCFNADTIIKIQQIPIPVDNRDDKFVWNLTSNGKFTVKSLYNNLNSYETDGRDWNKIWNLQVSPSIKMFVWKLANSILPNSMQVAAILPNINKTCQLCNEHNETMTHMFLECKFVTQVWNHLNFSISYVRGNVIDCHEWMNNWFINTEKDGTAMSWEDLCSTISWHIWKARCNKLLSKKDQNSWKTAKTIVKYINSYLSINSRDYDIIQSMYYDPLIDQNLHITKLTTWHYPCFMRYRINIALSMITDVCDSAIALTLVDDTGTFKEARGESSGWNSKELLELNGAESAFQWETELNGYNIEFQCDSEPTLMLLIGMYAKSRANRFKDSSFFGSQYNKPLNFKATSFILINRQNNALTANLAIYFNKSITLDR